The window CTAAATTAGATATATTATTTCTCTTTGTTTCTAATTCCTGTTCTGTATTAACTTTATTTTCTAACAGATTTTGTATTTCTACTTTTTCTTTCTCTATATTTTCTTTAAATTCTTCTATTATTCTTTTTCTAGATAATAGATTATTAACTGATTTTACACTACCACCAGTCAATGACCCTCCTGCGTTGAATATATCTCCTTTTAGTGTTACTATTCTGTACTTATAATTAGTCATTTTACCTAGTTTTATAGCGCAGTCTATATCATCTACTAATATAGTTCTTCCAAGTATATTTTCTATTATATTCTTGAATTCATCCTCAAACTTTACAATATCACTTGCTATTCCTATTAATCCGTCCATAGAAGGTAATTCCTTTATGTTTACCTTTCTAGACTTTATTATATTCATAGGTAAAAATGTTACCCTTCCAAGGTTTCCTTGTTTTAGATATGAAATAGCTTGTTTTGCACTGTATTCATCTTTTGTAATTACATTTTGAAGAGACGATCCCATGGCCACTTCAACAGCTACCTCATATTCTTTGTCTACTTTTATAACCTCTGCAACAGCACCCTTAATTCCTGGAAGCTTTTTATTTTTAAGTACCTCTTTTACACCTCTATAAAAGCCTTCATATCTATTTTCCATATCAACATATACATTTAACTTAGACTTGTATTCATTTATTTTAAGTTTTTTGTTATTGATACTAGATTCGATATTTTTAAGATTTGCAATAGATGAGTTTAGACTATTTATCTCTTCCTTTTTATTTAATCTCAAACTTTGAATAATATCATTATTCTTTTTTTCAATTTCTAATCCATTTTGTAATTGAACTTTCTTTTCTTCAATTTGCAAGCTTATCTCATCTATATTTTGTCTAACTTCTATTTTTCTATTTTGTATATTCTCAACATTGGTATTTAAGCTTGAAAGTCTTATGTTTTTATTGTTTTTTTCATCTAATAAATTTATTGCATCATTTTTTAAGTCTTCAATTCTTTGCTCTATAGAATTTAATTCAAGCATACCTTTATCTGTGCTTCCTTTTATTGAAGTCTTGCTTTTATTTAGATTCTCAAGATTTAAAAATAATTTATCACTATCATCAATTAAAGAGTTTAGTTCTTCTTCTTTTTTAATTTTTTTAGATTTTAACTCTGATAGTTCTTTTTCATTTCTCTGTTTGTTGATTTGTATATTATTAATTTTTTCATCTATTAAATTCAAGTCTGCTATCTTTTTATCTATGGCTCCCTGAACTTGATGTATAGATTCATTAGACTCAGTTATTTTAATCTCTAATCCATCCAACTTTTTTTCTATATCAATAAGTTCTGCCTCTTGACTTTTCTTTGTTTTTTCTAAGTCAACAAGCTGCTCAGAAAGTATATTGCTATGATTGTTTATTTCCTTTAACTCAACATCAAGTGTTTCTATTTCCCTTATATAAGAGTTTACTTGAAGCACTTTAAGCTCATCACTAAGCTTTATATATTTCAAAGACTTATCCTTTTGTATCTCTAAAGGTTTTAATTGATTTTCTATTTCATAAAAAATATCATTTATTCTCTCTAAATTTTCTTTTGTATTTTTAAGATTTTTTTCTCCTTCTTGCTTTTTATATCTATATTTAGATATACCGCAAGCCTCATCAAATACTTTTCTTCTATTATTAACATTATTTCCTAGTATTTCATCAATCTTTCCTTGTTCTATTATAGAATATCCTTCTCTTCCTATTCCAGTATCAAGAAGCAATTCTTTTACATCTTTTAATCTACAAGCTTTATTGTTTATATAAAACTCACTCTCTCCAGATCTATATGCTCTTCTCTTTATACTAACTTCACTGTAATCAATATTTATTATATTTTCACTATTATCTATAATAAGAGCTACTTCACAATAGTTCATAGGCTTTTTATTATCAGCACCTATGAATATAACATCTTCAAGTTTATCGCCTCTTAGACTCTTTATGCTTTGTTCTCCAAGAACCCATCTTATAGCATCTAACACATTACTCTTACCGCTTCCATTAGGACCTACGATAGATGTTATTCCTTTTTCAAATATTATATCCGTTTTATTAGGAAAGGATTTAAAGCCCTTTAATTCCAACCTCTTTAAATACAAAAAAATCCCCCCAATTAAATGTTATATAGATTGTATAAATTCTTGTATATTTCATTTAAGCTTGTCTTATTTAAAACTTCATTATACCCAAAACAAAACTCATCTACATCTAAATTTTCTTCTTTAACAGACATTTTCACATTGTATCTTTCATATAAGTATATTATATTACTTTTTTTATTTCCAACTATTTTTGATACATTCTTTTTATTTACATAAACAATGATAGATTTTTCTATATCCTCACTTTTTATTACATTCTCTATATAGTCTCTATATATTCTAGCTTCAATAAGTTCTCTAAGAGATGGATGATGTGGTCCGCATACAACGTCTTTTCCAAGAGATATATCTTCTGTAGTTTGAAGCCCAACTCTTATTACCTTTATATTTTCTAATTGAAACTTTATTAGAAGCTTTTTAGATATTTCTATAGTATTATCTAAATCAAATGGACTATATTTATTTTCTTTATATAGCTTTTCAAGACCTGTATCCTTTACTACAAGTGTTGGATATATTCTTACAAAGCTAGGTCTTAAATCTATGAATTTATTAGCTGTTTGAATGCATTTTTGCTCAGTATCACTTGGAAGGCCCAACATCATTTGAAGTCCAAGTTCAAATCCGTATTTTTTTATAAGTTTTACAGCATTTAATACATCATCTTGAGAATGACCTCTTATACTTTGTTCTAATACATCATCGTCCATAGATTGAACCCCAAGTTCTATAATACTTACTTTATGTTCTTTTAAGTTATCAAGTATGGCTTCATCTATGCAATCTGGTCTTGTTGAAAGTCTTATATCTTTTATTATTCCCTTATCGACATATTCTTTAGCTACAGACAATAATTCCTTTTGAATATTCATATCTATAGCAGTAAAACTTCCTCCAAAAAACGCAACCTCTATATGTAAATCTCCATTCATGGTCTCTAAATATTGCTCAATTATATTTTTAACGTCATTTGCACTAACATCAGTTGATACCCCAGTTATTTTCTTTTGATTACAAAAAATACAATCGTGGGGACATCCCTTGTGAGGTACAAATACTGGTATTATTCTTCTTTTCATTAACAACCAACCCTCTTCAATGCTTGTTTTGCAGCCATTTGTTCTGCTTCCTTTTTACTTTTGCCGCCACCTTTTCCTAAAATTTCTTTTCCAAGTCTTACCTGAATAATAAACTTTTTATTATGATCTGGACCAATTTCCTCCATAACATCATAAGTTATTCTCTCATTAGTCTGACTTTGAAGTACTTCTTGAAGATGTGTTTTATAATCTCTAAATATTTTACCTTTTATAGAATCTTGTATTATATCTTGCATATGATTTATTATAAAATCCCTAGTCTTTTCAAGTCCACCATCTAAATAAATAGCTCCTATTATTGCCTCTGTAGCA is drawn from Tepidibacter hydrothermalis and contains these coding sequences:
- the smc gene encoding chromosome segregation protein SMC codes for the protein MYLKRLELKGFKSFPNKTDIIFEKGITSIVGPNGSGKSNVLDAIRWVLGEQSIKSLRGDKLEDVIFIGADNKKPMNYCEVALIIDNSENIINIDYSEVSIKRRAYRSGESEFYINNKACRLKDVKELLLDTGIGREGYSIIEQGKIDEILGNNVNNRRKVFDEACGISKYRYKKQEGEKNLKNTKENLERINDIFYEIENQLKPLEIQKDKSLKYIKLSDELKVLQVNSYIREIETLDVELKEINNHSNILSEQLVDLEKTKKSQEAELIDIEKKLDGLEIKITESNESIHQVQGAIDKKIADLNLIDEKINNIQINKQRNEKELSELKSKKIKKEEELNSLIDDSDKLFLNLENLNKSKTSIKGSTDKGMLELNSIEQRIEDLKNDAINLLDEKNNKNIRLSSLNTNVENIQNRKIEVRQNIDEISLQIEEKKVQLQNGLEIEKKNNDIIQSLRLNKKEEINSLNSSIANLKNIESSINNKKLKINEYKSKLNVYVDMENRYEGFYRGVKEVLKNKKLPGIKGAVAEVIKVDKEYEVAVEVAMGSSLQNVITKDEYSAKQAISYLKQGNLGRVTFLPMNIIKSRKVNIKELPSMDGLIGIASDIVKFEDEFKNIIENILGRTILVDDIDCAIKLGKMTNYKYRIVTLKGDIFNAGGSLTGGSVKSVNNLLSRKRIIEEFKENIEKEKVEIQNLLENKVNTEQELETKRNNISNLEVSIQEKEKIIFKINSDINNIKEDIDLIQQTKVKLEKEESGFNDNLSYTNELINKLNEEIKEIDIKTSEIEQTIKDIEIKKQEYKQKYESDIKILNEVQLEIAKYTQIYENNQNQIQISKDYISDLKNNIAIKEEEIKNAKLEEQNVGEKKILIKVEKEELNEQMVDINKKYEDYKNDKLNILKKIKDKKEDFKAKEENYIQLKESAYKIESKIDKLEVSQDNYFNKLWEDYELTFKDAIHLKNDELEIDKKNIENLKNQIKRIGNVNLDSIKEYKEVKERHDFYEEQKKDLEKSIESIEKLIVDLECNMRSEFSANFEKINEYYMVIYKKLFGGGYGELKIVDPSNILQSDIEIIAQPPGKKLKNINLLSGGEKALTAIAILFSIISTRPTPFCVLDEIEAPLDDANIYRYGEFLKDLAKDTQFIAITHRRGTMQVSDYIYGVTMEQKAISKVISLKLEQAQELTNENAS
- a CDS encoding elongator complex protein 3, which gives rise to MKRRIIPVFVPHKGCPHDCIFCNQKKITGVSTDVSANDVKNIIEQYLETMNGDLHIEVAFFGGSFTAIDMNIQKELLSVAKEYVDKGIIKDIRLSTRPDCIDEAILDNLKEHKVSIIELGVQSMDDDVLEQSIRGHSQDDVLNAVKLIKKYGFELGLQMMLGLPSDTEQKCIQTANKFIDLRPSFVRIYPTLVVKDTGLEKLYKENKYSPFDLDNTIEISKKLLIKFQLENIKVIRVGLQTTEDISLGKDVVCGPHHPSLRELIEARIYRDYIENVIKSEDIEKSIIVYVNKKNVSKIVGNKKSNIIYLYERYNVKMSVKEENLDVDEFCFGYNEVLNKTSLNEIYKNLYNLYNI